Proteins encoded in a region of the Paramagnetospirillum magneticum AMB-1 genome:
- a CDS encoding NADH:flavin oxidoreductase/NADH oxidase codes for MTQPRLFQPLSLRGLTVPNRVAVAPMCQYSAVDGVPQDWHLMHYGALAASGPGMVVIEATGVTPEGRISPKCLGLYDDATEAGFTRLVAALKSFGGGGAIGVQLAHAGRKGGSAPPWEGGKFSPDGWQTISASAIAFDEGWPAPKAATAEDLARLKQAFVDAALRALRVGFDFIELHSAHGYLLHQFLSPLSNRREDEYGGSLENRMRFPLEVIRAVRAVWPADKALGLRISATDWVEGGWDADQAVAYAKAFKEAGIDYVCVSSGGLVSYAKIPLGPGYQIDLSARIRREAGIPTRAVGLIASPQQAEAALADGSADLIALGRGFLDNPRWVWHAAQVLGAEMAYPPQYRAAGTRAWPGAALARPNLAAE; via the coding sequence ATGACCCAACCCCGTCTGTTCCAGCCGCTGTCCCTGCGCGGCTTGACCGTTCCCAACCGCGTCGCCGTCGCTCCCATGTGCCAGTACTCGGCCGTGGACGGCGTACCGCAGGATTGGCACCTGATGCATTACGGCGCCCTGGCGGCGTCGGGCCCCGGCATGGTGGTGATCGAAGCCACCGGCGTGACGCCGGAAGGCCGCATCTCGCCCAAATGCCTGGGTCTTTACGACGACGCCACCGAGGCCGGCTTCACCCGGCTGGTCGCCGCCCTGAAAAGCTTCGGCGGCGGCGGCGCCATCGGCGTGCAACTGGCCCATGCCGGCCGCAAGGGGGGTTCCGCCCCGCCGTGGGAGGGCGGCAAGTTCTCACCCGACGGCTGGCAAACCATCTCGGCCTCGGCCATCGCCTTCGACGAGGGCTGGCCCGCCCCCAAGGCGGCCACCGCCGAGGACCTGGCCCGGCTGAAGCAGGCCTTCGTCGACGCCGCCCTGCGCGCCTTGCGCGTCGGCTTCGACTTCATCGAGTTGCACTCGGCCCATGGCTACCTGCTGCACCAATTCCTGTCGCCCCTGTCCAACCGGCGCGAGGATGAATATGGCGGCAGCCTGGAAAACCGCATGCGCTTCCCCCTGGAGGTCATCCGGGCGGTGCGCGCCGTCTGGCCCGCCGACAAGGCCCTGGGGCTGCGCATCAGCGCCACCGATTGGGTGGAGGGCGGCTGGGACGCCGATCAGGCGGTGGCCTATGCCAAGGCCTTCAAGGAGGCCGGCATCGACTATGTCTGCGTCTCGTCGGGCGGGCTGGTGTCCTATGCCAAGATCCCCCTCGGCCCCGGCTACCAGATCGACCTGTCGGCCCGCATCCGGCGCGAGGCGGGAATTCCCACCCGCGCCGTCGGTCTGATCGCCTCGCCGCAACAGGCCGAAGCGGCCCTGGCCGATGGCTCGGCCGACCTGATCGCCCTCGGGCGCGGCTTCCTGGACAATCCCCGCTGGGTCTGGCATGCCGCCCAGGTCCTGGGGGCCGAGATGGCCTATCCGCCGCAATACCGGGCGGCGGGAACCCGGGCCTGGCCGGGCGCCGCCCTCGCCCGCCCCAATCTGGCGGCCGAATAA
- a CDS encoding Panacea domain-containing protein, whose protein sequence is MPIAVKSCLDVVFWISDQALNDREYIQPQKLHRLLYLAQAYFAVAYHGRKLMPATFVTDAFGPVEPTVFHAFAYGRPTMIEGNMLSEQVSHFLDGIWRRYGPYTADQLTKKIAEHAPVALAMAKGQNEEIPFADMVKYYSEEAAARNRPASAVDSIDQVMKPRMMRSQSGKAVTVAAWKPKAAPAKKDE, encoded by the coding sequence ATGCCCATAGCCGTTAAATCATGCCTCGACGTGGTGTTCTGGATCTCCGATCAGGCCCTGAATGATCGCGAGTACATCCAGCCGCAGAAGCTGCATCGCCTGCTCTATCTGGCGCAGGCCTATTTCGCCGTGGCCTATCACGGCCGCAAGCTGATGCCCGCCACCTTCGTCACCGACGCCTTCGGCCCCGTCGAGCCGACGGTGTTCCACGCCTTCGCCTATGGCCGCCCGACCATGATCGAGGGCAACATGCTGAGCGAGCAGGTCAGTCACTTCCTCGACGGCATCTGGCGGCGCTACGGCCCCTACACCGCCGACCAGCTGACCAAGAAGATCGCCGAGCATGCCCCGGTGGCGCTGGCCATGGCCAAGGGCCAGAACGAGGAAATCCCCTTCGCCGACATGGTGAAGTACTATTCCGAGGAAGCCGCCGCCCGCAACCGCCCCGCCTCGGCGGTGGATTCCATCGATCAGGTGATGAAGCCCCGCATGATGCGCTCGCAGAGCGGCAAGGCGGTCACCGTCGCCGCCTGGAAGCCCAAGGCCGCTCCCGCCAAGAAGGACGAATGA
- a CDS encoding iron-sulfur cluster assembly scaffold protein, with the protein MSDDLYGQGLKDLAGREPAAVAGPDASASLDNPLCGDRIDLDLKVEEGRVAAFGHRIKGCLLCKAAAGLAAEQAVGLDAGQAQHLLAQLSGLLKTGAEPAVPALAVFLPVRPHKSRHGCVLLPFKALVKALGG; encoded by the coding sequence ATGAGCGACGATCTCTACGGCCAGGGCCTCAAGGATCTGGCGGGGCGGGAGCCGGCGGCGGTTGCCGGTCCCGATGCCAGCGCCAGCCTCGACAACCCCTTGTGCGGCGATCGGATCGATCTCGACCTCAAGGTGGAGGAGGGGCGGGTCGCGGCATTCGGCCATCGGATCAAGGGCTGCCTGCTGTGCAAGGCCGCCGCCGGCCTGGCGGCGGAGCAGGCGGTGGGGCTGGATGCCGGGCAGGCGCAACACCTGCTGGCTCAGCTCTCCGGCCTGCTGAAGACGGGGGCGGAACCGGCCGTTCCCGCCCTGGCGGTCTTTCTGCCGGTACGGCCGCACAAAAGCCGCCATGGTTGCGTCCTACTGCCGTTCAAGGCCCTGGTCAAGGCGCTGGGGGGCTGA
- a CDS encoding (2Fe-2S)-binding protein, with protein MRVAFTLNGREVEAEVEPNTLLVALLREGFGLTGTHVGCDTGQCGACTVHLDGRAVKSCLILAAQADGRSVLTIEGVAEGGTLHPLQAAFRDRHALQCGFCTPGMVMSGLDLVAHLDSPDEAAIRHGLDGNLCRCTGYRPIVEAIAQTIGEKG; from the coding sequence ATGCGTGTCGCGTTCACCCTGAACGGCCGCGAGGTGGAGGCCGAGGTGGAGCCCAACACCTTGCTGGTGGCGCTGCTGCGCGAGGGCTTCGGCCTGACGGGGACCCATGTGGGCTGCGACACCGGCCAGTGCGGCGCCTGCACCGTTCACCTGGACGGCCGCGCCGTCAAATCCTGCCTGATCCTGGCCGCCCAGGCCGACGGGCGCAGCGTTCTGACCATCGAGGGCGTCGCCGAGGGCGGGACCCTTCACCCGCTGCAGGCGGCGTTCCGCGACCGTCATGCCTTGCAATGCGGTTTCTGCACGCCCGGCATGGTGATGAGCGGTCTGGATCTGGTCGCCCATCTGGACAGCCCCGACGAGGCGGCCATCCGCCACGGCCTGGACGGCAATCTGTGCCGCTGCACCGGCTATCGCCCCATCGTCGAGGCCATCGCCCAGACCATCGGGGAGAAGGGCTGA
- a CDS encoding MaoC family dehydratase, which yields MTHYLEDLVPGRVFSSPSYEVTVDDIKGFAAAWDPQHFHLDEVSAKDSFFAGLAASGWHTAAATMRLMVTSELNLPLGIIGSGLESLKWHRPVRPGDVLSLRIEVVETREMRSKPGLGLARFRVETLDAERLAVQTLETQLVVPSRAGAGQAAAK from the coding sequence ATGACCCATTATCTCGAGGACCTGGTGCCCGGGCGGGTGTTCTCGTCGCCCTCCTACGAAGTGACGGTGGACGACATCAAGGGCTTTGCTGCCGCCTGGGACCCCCAGCATTTCCATCTGGACGAGGTCAGCGCCAAGGACTCGTTCTTCGCCGGACTGGCGGCCTCGGGCTGGCACACGGCGGCGGCCACCATGCGCCTGATGGTGACCAGCGAGCTGAACCTGCCGCTGGGAATCATCGGCAGCGGGCTGGAGAGTCTGAAATGGCACCGGCCGGTCCGCCCCGGCGATGTGCTGAGCCTGCGCATCGAAGTGGTGGAAACCCGCGAGATGCGCTCCAAGCCAGGCCTGGGGCTGGCCCGTTTCCGGGTCGAGACCCTGGATGCCGAGAGGCTGGCGGTGCAGACCCTGGAGACACAGCTGGTGGTGCCGAGCCGGGCGGGGGCTGGACAAGCGGCGGCAAAGTGA
- a CDS encoding FAD binding domain-containing protein produces MFPFDYLRPQSVAEAVCAHDGEERRYLAGGQSLLAALKLRLAQPSALIDIARLPELAGIHAEAGRLVVGAAVPHAQLAARSTIPALAQLAGSIGDLQVRNMGTLGGALANADPASDHAAGVLGLGAEIRTDRRVIAAADFFLGMFETALEPGELIVSVSYPLPRRASYAKVRNPASGYPVVGVLVAETDDGIRVAVTGAASCPFRLTEFEMALAGDFSPAALEGLTVPVDDLSRDLHASAEYRAALIPVLARRALAQGGGE; encoded by the coding sequence ATGTTTCCCTTCGACTATCTCCGCCCCCAAAGCGTCGCCGAGGCCGTCTGTGCCCATGATGGCGAGGAGCGGCGCTATCTGGCGGGAGGCCAGAGCCTGCTGGCGGCGCTCAAGCTGCGCCTGGCCCAGCCCTCCGCCCTGATCGACATCGCCCGCCTGCCGGAACTGGCCGGCATCCATGCCGAGGCCGGGCGGCTGGTGGTGGGGGCGGCGGTGCCCCATGCCCAATTGGCGGCGCGGTCCACCATTCCCGCTTTGGCGCAGCTCGCCGGCTCCATCGGCGATCTGCAGGTGCGCAATATGGGCACCTTGGGCGGTGCCCTGGCCAATGCCGACCCGGCCAGCGATCATGCCGCCGGGGTGCTGGGCCTGGGCGCCGAGATCCGCACCGACCGGCGGGTCATCGCCGCCGCCGACTTCTTTCTCGGCATGTTCGAGACGGCGCTGGAGCCGGGGGAACTGATCGTCTCGGTCAGCTATCCCCTGCCGCGCCGCGCGTCCTATGCCAAGGTGCGCAATCCCGCCTCGGGCTATCCCGTGGTGGGGGTGCTGGTCGCCGAGACGGACGACGGCATCCGGGTGGCGGTGACCGGGGCGGCATCCTGCCCCTTCCGCCTGACGGAATTCGAGATGGCGCTGGCCGGGGACTTTTCCCCCGCCGCCCTCGAGGGCCTGACGGTGCCGGTGGACGATCTCAGCCGCGACCTGCATGCCAGCGCCGAGTACCGTGCCGCTCTAATTCCCGTGCTGGCCCGCCGCGCCCTGGCCCAGGGAGGCGGGGAATGA
- a CDS encoding nucleotidyltransferase family protein, whose amino-acid sequence MSLAGLVLAAGRASRMGGDKRLMRVQGRTMLETALAAALDGGLGPVLVVTGPEAQPEFPPGVGRVVNADPAEGMASSLAAGVVALPEGVDGVMVLLADMPRVSAAHVAALAAAFRPDGICVPVFQGRRGNPVLLSRRFFAAMRALTGDKGARGLIAQHAEAVIEVPMADDGILIDVDTPESLRALGGEG is encoded by the coding sequence ATGAGCCTGGCCGGGCTGGTGCTGGCGGCGGGACGGGCCAGCCGCATGGGCGGCGACAAGCGCCTGATGCGGGTCCAGGGGCGGACCATGCTGGAAACGGCTCTGGCCGCGGCTTTGGACGGGGGCCTGGGACCGGTGCTGGTGGTCACCGGGCCGGAGGCCCAGCCCGAATTTCCGCCCGGCGTGGGGCGGGTGGTCAATGCCGATCCCGCCGAGGGGATGGCGTCGTCCCTGGCGGCGGGGGTGGTGGCTTTGCCGGAGGGGGTGGACGGCGTCATGGTGCTGCTGGCCGACATGCCGAGGGTGAGTGCCGCCCATGTGGCGGCCCTGGCCGCCGCCTTCCGGCCCGACGGCATCTGCGTGCCGGTGTTCCAGGGACGGCGGGGTAATCCCGTGCTGCTGTCGCGGCGCTTCTTCGCCGCCATGCGGGCCTTGACCGGCGACAAGGGCGCCCGGGGGCTGATCGCCCAGCATGCCGAGGCGGTGATCGAGGTGCCCATGGCCGATGACGGCATTCTGATCGATGTGGACACGCCCGAAAGCTTGCGGGCGTTGGGAGGAGAGGGATGA
- a CDS encoding TetR/AcrR family transcriptional regulator, which translates to MTEPADKPCARDRILAAANDLFYREGIRAIGIDTVIERAGVAKMSLYRAFPSKDDLIAAFLEMRDKMYWEWWDGVMARHPDDSRRQLRALFEAVARRTSGSQYRGCPFVNMSVEFPDHAHPGRLVVARHMEELRRRLSTLVEGLGLAQPKSLTDQLMLLLEGAYSAGNTMGADGPSASAAACAEIIIQAHLSSTLSRPA; encoded by the coding sequence ATGACCGAACCCGCCGACAAGCCCTGTGCCCGCGACCGCATCCTGGCCGCCGCCAACGACCTGTTCTATCGCGAAGGCATCCGCGCCATCGGCATCGACACGGTGATCGAGCGGGCCGGGGTCGCCAAGATGAGCCTGTATCGCGCCTTCCCTTCCAAGGACGACCTGATCGCCGCCTTCCTGGAGATGCGCGACAAGATGTACTGGGAGTGGTGGGACGGCGTAATGGCCCGGCATCCCGACGATTCGCGCCGCCAGTTGCGCGCCCTGTTCGAGGCGGTTGCCAGGCGCACCTCGGGCTCCCAGTACCGGGGCTGTCCCTTCGTCAACATGTCGGTGGAGTTCCCCGATCATGCCCATCCCGGCCGCCTGGTGGTGGCGCGGCACATGGAGGAACTGCGCCGCCGCCTGTCCACCCTGGTGGAAGGGCTCGGCCTCGCCCAGCCCAAATCGCTGACCGACCAGTTGATGCTGTTGCTGGAAGGCGCCTATTCCGCCGGCAACACCATGGGGGCCGACGGCCCCTCGGCTTCGGCCGCCGCCTGCGCCGAAATCATCATCCAAGCCCACCTCTCCTCAACATTGTCGAGGCCCGCATGA
- a CDS encoding MFS transporter yields MSETASQPRRPRVHYGWIAAGLTFVTLLVAAGIRSAPGVMMVPVEAEFGWSRATISFAVSVNLVLYGLMAPFAAAVMDRIGIRRTMALALAVLALGVAATTLMRTPWHMVLLWGIVVGGGSGTIALVLGATVVTRWFDAYRGTVMGLLSAATATGQLIFLPQMAMLVEHWGWREAVLLIAAAAAVFAPVIWLFMRDRPADLGLWPVGATSAPPPAIRAGNPAVAAIVALRDGMRSRDFWLLAGTFFVCGLSTNGLIGTHLISACFDHGIPEVKAAGLLAAMGIFDILGTTASGWLSDRWDSRKLLFWYYGLRGLSLIFLDLAFGPDVFGLWLFAVFYGLDWIATVPPTVKLTTQAFGRERAGVMFGWIFAAHQLGAATAAFAAGVIRTDLGDYWLAFVLSGLACLVAAAMSLMIGRKLGPQPVAEGAAA; encoded by the coding sequence ATGTCCGAGACCGCCAGCCAGCCCCGTCGGCCCCGCGTCCACTATGGTTGGATCGCCGCCGGCCTGACCTTCGTCACCTTGCTGGTGGCGGCGGGCATCCGCTCGGCGCCCGGCGTGATGATGGTGCCGGTGGAAGCCGAATTCGGCTGGAGCCGCGCCACCATCTCGTTCGCCGTCTCGGTCAATCTGGTGCTTTACGGCCTGATGGCGCCGTTCGCGGCCGCCGTCATGGACCGCATCGGCATCCGCCGCACCATGGCGCTGGCCCTGGCCGTCCTGGCGCTGGGCGTGGCGGCCACCACCTTGATGCGCACCCCGTGGCACATGGTGCTGCTGTGGGGCATCGTGGTGGGCGGCGGCTCGGGCACTATCGCCCTGGTGCTGGGCGCCACGGTGGTGACCCGCTGGTTCGACGCCTATCGCGGCACGGTGATGGGGTTGCTCTCGGCGGCCACCGCCACGGGACAGCTGATCTTCCTGCCCCAGATGGCCATGCTGGTGGAGCATTGGGGCTGGCGCGAGGCGGTGCTGCTGATCGCCGCCGCTGCGGCGGTTTTCGCCCCGGTCATCTGGCTGTTCATGCGCGACCGCCCCGCCGATCTCGGCCTGTGGCCGGTGGGCGCCACCAGCGCCCCGCCGCCTGCCATCCGGGCGGGCAATCCGGCGGTGGCGGCCATCGTGGCCCTGAGGGACGGCATGCGGTCCAGGGATTTCTGGCTGCTGGCCGGTACGTTCTTCGTCTGCGGCCTGTCCACCAACGGCTTGATCGGCACCCACCTGATCTCGGCCTGTTTCGATCACGGCATTCCCGAGGTCAAGGCGGCCGGGCTGCTGGCCGCCATGGGGATCTTCGACATCCTCGGCACCACCGCCTCGGGCTGGCTGTCGGATCGCTGGGACTCGCGCAAGCTGCTGTTCTGGTATTACGGCCTGCGCGGATTATCGCTGATCTTCCTGGATCTGGCCTTCGGTCCCGACGTGTTCGGGCTGTGGCTGTTCGCCGTGTTCTACGGCCTGGACTGGATCGCCACCGTGCCGCCCACCGTCAAGCTGACCACCCAGGCCTTCGGCCGCGAACGGGCCGGCGTGATGTTCGGCTGGATCTTCGCCGCCCATCAGCTGGGGGCGGCCACCGCCGCCTTCGCCGCCGGGGTGATCCGCACCGATCTGGGCGATTACTGGCTGGCCTTCGTGCTGTCGGGGCTGGCCTGTCTGGTGGCGGCGGCCATGTCGCTGATGATCGGGCGCAAGCTGGGGCCGCAGCCGGTGGCGGAAGGAGCGGCGGCATGA
- a CDS encoding aminotransferase class V-fold PLP-dependent enzyme has protein sequence MSQSMREAFPALSRPGFHYLDNAAMAQLPGLVSEAVASFNRVARSNVRRGLHESAQRADAAYDGAREAVGRFLNAPAEEVVFTGGCTLALNLAAWGLGRTLGPGDEVVVSRLEHHSACLPWMALAKERGFTLRWLPVTPEGRLDLGDPGAVISSRCKVVAVTHASNVTGAISDLPRLAEAAHAVGARLVVDGAQMVPHGRVDPRALGADLYAFAGHKAYGPTGVGVLWGRAEVLDGMAPLVMGGGMVGAVDDDGFTWGEVPHRFEAGTPPVAQAVGLAAALDWMSGLDWQAVHQQESALTWHLLDGLRAMEGVRIVGPLGLEARVPVVSFTVDGCHPHDLAHLLAERGVAVRGGAHCARPLMSVLGLEEGTVRASLAPYSDRSDVEALLQGLAEAVKVLR, from the coding sequence ATGAGCCAATCCATGCGCGAGGCCTTTCCCGCCCTGTCGCGTCCGGGATTCCATTACCTGGACAACGCCGCCATGGCCCAGCTTCCCGGACTGGTCTCCGAGGCCGTCGCCAGCTTCAATCGCGTCGCCCGTTCCAACGTCCGGCGGGGCCTGCACGAATCGGCGCAACGCGCCGATGCGGCCTATGACGGCGCCCGTGAAGCCGTGGGCCGCTTCCTCAACGCACCGGCCGAGGAGGTTGTGTTCACCGGCGGCTGCACCCTGGCGCTGAACCTGGCGGCCTGGGGGCTGGGGCGAACTTTGGGGCCGGGCGACGAGGTGGTGGTCAGCCGCCTGGAGCATCATTCCGCCTGCCTGCCCTGGATGGCCCTGGCCAAGGAGCGGGGATTCACGCTGCGCTGGTTGCCGGTCACGCCCGAGGGACGGCTGGATCTCGGCGATCCGGGCGCGGTGATCTCGTCCCGCTGCAAGGTGGTGGCGGTGACCCACGCCTCCAATGTCACCGGCGCCATCAGCGATCTGCCCCGGCTGGCCGAGGCGGCCCATGCGGTGGGGGCCAGACTGGTGGTGGACGGTGCCCAGATGGTGCCTCACGGTCGGGTCGATCCCCGCGCCCTGGGCGCCGATCTCTATGCCTTCGCCGGGCACAAGGCCTATGGCCCCACCGGCGTCGGGGTGCTGTGGGGGCGGGCCGAGGTGCTGGACGGCATGGCGCCGCTGGTGATGGGCGGCGGCATGGTCGGCGCGGTGGACGATGACGGCTTCACCTGGGGAGAGGTGCCCCACCGTTTCGAGGCGGGCACCCCGCCGGTGGCCCAGGCGGTCGGTCTGGCCGCCGCATTGGACTGGATGAGCGGCCTCGACTGGCAGGCGGTGCATCAGCAGGAATCGGCGCTGACCTGGCACCTGCTGGATGGGCTGCGCGCCATGGAGGGTGTGCGGATCGTCGGGCCGCTGGGCCTGGAGGCCCGCGTGCCGGTGGTGTCGTTCACGGTGGACGGTTGTCATCCCCACGATCTGGCCCATCTGCTGGCCGAGCGCGGCGTGGCGGTGCGTGGTGGCGCCCATTGCGCCCGGCCGCTGATGAGCGTCCTGGGGCTGGAGGAGGGGACCGTCCGGGCCTCGCTGGCGCCCTATTCCGACCGATCGGACGTGGAGGCGCTGCTGCAAGGGCTGGCCGAGGCGGTCAAGGTGCTGCGATGA
- a CDS encoding polysaccharide deacetylase family protein has protein sequence MRRFVMALCLVLVPEAALAWPSWLSFGTEPKAVAPRSRPPGLDFGDKSKAGDCAITFDDGPGPHTGVLLELLATHKVKATFFVLGQHARAYPDLIRRMLAEGHEVENHSWDHPDMRKLDEAARRKEIEDTMAQLKSLGADPHFFRPPYGAYDPALVELARKEGLEVVLWSRDSEDWRYHSVSAIEGNILPAGQGAHGIFLFHDIHDSTIAAMGGVLDDLGAHGCRFVTMGQYRIAAAVSPDQAPTRPTEPHQR, from the coding sequence ATGCGGCGTTTTGTCATGGCCTTGTGTCTGGTGCTGGTTCCCGAGGCCGCGCTGGCCTGGCCCAGCTGGCTGTCCTTCGGGACCGAGCCCAAGGCCGTGGCCCCCCGCTCACGCCCGCCGGGTCTGGATTTCGGCGACAAGAGCAAGGCGGGCGATTGCGCCATCACCTTCGATGACGGGCCGGGGCCGCATACCGGCGTGCTGCTGGAATTGCTGGCGACCCACAAGGTCAAGGCGACCTTTTTCGTGCTGGGCCAGCATGCCCGGGCCTATCCGGACCTGATCCGCCGCATGCTGGCCGAGGGCCACGAGGTGGAAAACCACTCCTGGGACCATCCCGACATGCGCAAGCTGGACGAGGCTGCCCGGCGCAAGGAGATCGAGGACACCATGGCCCAGCTGAAGAGCCTGGGGGCCGACCCCCATTTCTTCCGCCCGCCCTATGGGGCCTATGACCCGGCCCTGGTGGAACTGGCCCGCAAGGAGGGGCTGGAGGTGGTGCTGTGGTCGCGTGACAGCGAGGACTGGCGCTATCACTCGGTCAGTGCCATCGAAGGCAACATCCTGCCGGCGGGCCAGGGGGCGCACGGCATCTTTCTGTTCCACGACATCCACGACAGCACCATCGCCGCCATGGGCGGCGTGCTGGACGATCTGGGCGCCCACGGCTGCCGCTTTGTGACCATGGGGCAGTACCGGATTGCGGCGGCGGTTTCGCCGGATCAGGCCCCGACCCGGCCCACCGAGCCCCACCAGCGGTAG
- a CDS encoding glycoside hydrolase family 25 protein, translating to MMQRRGFLAGSLALGLAACAGEPARPARPPRAKATPGVVDEPALAGLNAVIDLHHANGVKSFTAARDGSGVLAVIHKASEGDWQDPRYEERRAGAMDAGLLWGAYHFGTRQHPGRAQAQMFLAAARPDPATLLVLDLELNERAPGNTMQIDAAEDFVREIAATTGRLPLLYCHPAWADGDTLPSAKGSASLGGAVMPGTALAACDLWLADYRYEPELPRAWDGRGWRLWQYAGDDARTGGPFRDRSREVRGIERCDRSVFAGNRDELYRWWGSVGRVGA from the coding sequence ATGATGCAGCGCCGAGGATTCCTGGCCGGCAGCCTCGCTTTAGGCCTGGCCGCCTGCGCCGGCGAACCGGCCCGCCCCGCCCGCCCGCCGCGCGCCAAGGCTACGCCGGGCGTGGTGGACGAGCCGGCCCTGGCCGGGCTCAACGCCGTCATCGACCTGCACCACGCCAATGGGGTGAAAAGCTTCACCGCCGCCCGCGATGGCAGCGGCGTGCTGGCGGTGATCCACAAGGCCAGCGAGGGCGACTGGCAGGACCCCCGCTACGAGGAGCGCCGGGCGGGCGCCATGGATGCCGGTCTGTTGTGGGGCGCCTACCATTTCGGTACCCGCCAGCATCCCGGCCGCGCCCAGGCCCAGATGTTCCTGGCCGCCGCCCGTCCCGACCCGGCCACCCTGCTGGTGCTGGACCTGGAGCTGAACGAGCGGGCGCCGGGCAACACCATGCAGATCGACGCCGCCGAGGATTTCGTGCGCGAGATCGCCGCCACCACCGGACGGCTGCCGCTGCTGTACTGCCATCCCGCCTGGGCCGACGGCGACACCCTGCCCAGCGCCAAGGGAAGCGCCTCGCTGGGCGGTGCCGTCATGCCGGGAACGGCCCTGGCCGCCTGTGACCTTTGGTTGGCCGATTACCGCTACGAGCCGGAATTGCCCCGCGCCTGGGACGGCCGGGGCTGGCGCCTGTGGCAATATGCCGGCGACGACGCCCGGACCGGCGGCCCGTTCCGCGACCGCTCGCGCGAGGTTCGCGGGATCGAGCGCTGCGACCGCTCGGTCTTCGCCGGAAATCGGGACGAGCTCTACCGCTGGTGGGGCTCGGTGGGCCGGGTCGGGGCCTGA
- a CDS encoding MFS transporter: protein MPSSAPPAASALLRRVVLPFAAGYFLSYLYRTVNAVLAPEIGRAIHLDGSDIGLMTGIYFMTFAAAQLPLGILLDRFGPRRVESLLLCFAAAGAFAFSLADSVPALVVGRALVGFGVSSCLMAALKANVQFFPPQRIPLMNGIILGAGGLGAIAATAPVQAALHLTDWRGVYAGVALLTLAAASFLWLTVPDRPQAAGAGGLRVQIAEVAEIYRDPGFWRVAPATMLSMGSFMSIQGLWAGPWLRDVAGFTPDQSATGLTVMAAAMALGYLSVGAMAERLEKLGVPAITQGAVGMALHVLALGAMAAGWSAAPLTLAAFYGLTGTACSINYAVLTRRFPLRLAGRVNTSLNLTIFVAAFIIQWGLGAMIGLWDKVDGRWPPMAWAVGLGVPTGLTLLALLWQVPACRAEKP from the coding sequence GTGCCCTCTTCCGCCCCGCCTGCCGCGTCCGCCTTGTTGCGACGGGTGGTCCTGCCCTTCGCGGCGGGGTATTTCCTGTCCTATCTCTACCGGACGGTGAATGCGGTGCTGGCCCCCGAGATCGGGCGCGCCATCCATCTGGACGGGTCCGACATCGGCTTGATGACCGGAATCTATTTCATGACCTTCGCGGCGGCGCAGCTTCCCCTGGGCATCCTGCTCGACCGCTTCGGCCCCCGGCGGGTGGAGAGCCTTCTCCTCTGCTTCGCCGCCGCCGGAGCCTTCGCCTTCTCGCTGGCCGACTCCGTGCCGGCCCTGGTGGTGGGGCGCGCCCTGGTGGGGTTCGGCGTATCGTCCTGCCTGATGGCGGCGCTGAAGGCCAATGTCCAATTCTTTCCGCCCCAGCGCATTCCCCTGATGAACGGCATCATCCTGGGGGCCGGGGGCCTGGGTGCCATCGCCGCCACCGCCCCGGTCCAGGCCGCCTTGCACCTGACCGACTGGCGCGGCGTCTATGCCGGGGTGGCCCTTCTCACCCTGGCGGCGGCCAGCTTCCTGTGGCTGACCGTGCCGGACCGCCCCCAGGCCGCCGGCGCCGGAGGATTGCGGGTCCAGATCGCCGAAGTGGCTGAAATCTACCGCGACCCCGGCTTCTGGCGGGTCGCCCCCGCCACCATGCTGTCCATGGGCAGCTTCATGTCCATCCAGGGCCTGTGGGCCGGTCCCTGGCTGCGCGATGTCGCGGGCTTCACCCCCGACCAGTCGGCCACCGGCCTGACCGTCATGGCGGCGGCCATGGCGCTGGGCTACCTCTCGGTGGGCGCCATGGCCGAGCGGCTGGAGAAGCTGGGCGTTCCCGCCATCACCCAAGGCGCCGTCGGCATGGCCCTGCATGTGCTGGCCCTGGGCGCCATGGCCGCCGGCTGGAGCGCCGCGCCCCTGACCCTGGCGGCGTTCTATGGGCTGACCGGCACGGCCTGTTCCATCAACTACGCGGTGCTGACCCGGCGCTTTCCCCTGCGGCTGGCGGGACGGGTCAATACCAGCCTCAACCTGACCATCTTCGTGGCTGCCTTCATCATCCAATGGGGATTGGGCGCCATGATCGGCCTGTGGGACAAGGTGGACGGCCGCTGGCCGCCCATGGCCTGGGCGGTGGGTCTGGGCGTGCCCACCGGGCTGACCCTGCTGGCCCTGCTCTGGCAAGTCCCGGCCTGCCGGGCGGAAAAGCCCTGA